One window of Halorubrum sp. CBA1229 genomic DNA carries:
- a CDS encoding helix-turn-helix domain-containing protein has translation MSIDRDTFEQTSEDELEELSVPDQVLGFLAANDDRAFKAREIASQTGLDEGAVSTALSRLKDRDLVEHKATYWAITDDTERLNGYSGYERASALFNRRLGTEDKESWREHAPEEPHPSVEDEQ, from the coding sequence ATGTCCATCGACCGAGATACCTTCGAGCAAACGAGCGAGGACGAACTCGAAGAACTTTCCGTCCCGGATCAGGTCCTCGGATTTCTCGCTGCCAACGATGATCGCGCGTTTAAGGCCCGCGAAATCGCCTCTCAGACCGGTCTCGATGAGGGCGCGGTCAGCACCGCGCTCTCGAGACTGAAGGACCGCGATCTCGTCGAACACAAAGCGACGTACTGGGCGATAACCGACGACACGGAGCGACTCAACGGATACAGCGGGTACGAACGAGCGAGCGCTCTGTTCAACCGGCGACTCGGTACAGAGGACAAGGAGTCTTGGCGTGAACACGCACCCGAGGAACCGCATCCGAGCGTCGAGGACGAACAGTGA
- a CDS encoding succinylglutamate desuccinylase/aspartoacylase family protein, whose protein sequence is MTVDSHQSLEVGDRVVPSGRKVQFRYAVGTTFNDDPIEIPVTVINGTRSGPTGFLTAAVHGDELNGIKIIQEVAGHYAPEDIHGALVCLHVLNVPGFLAQQRYIPIYDEDLNRSFPGNSRSTTAKRLANAIYEEFVSKCDFGLDFHTSTRNRTTMYHVRADMNDPAVERLARAFGTSVILDGEGSGGTLRRVACQDGIPTVTVEMGRAHRFQTAHLDRALHCVASVLAEHEVLPNQPVSWPGWTRVIARDGEKTWLRADTGGLVEMKWGPHPLVEDGEPLFTISDHFKDEVEVVRAPSTGLVVGILENAVAYPGHPLCHFVSVDETTADIIRDDIERGVFDVYREGGFQWPESQWYATHGHGTKSKHARNISETEREENR, encoded by the coding sequence ATGACTGTCGACAGCCACCAGTCGCTCGAAGTGGGGGACCGCGTGGTCCCTTCAGGCAGGAAGGTTCAGTTCCGGTACGCCGTCGGAACGACATTTAACGACGATCCGATTGAGATTCCGGTCACGGTCATCAACGGCACACGATCTGGACCCACAGGCTTTCTGACTGCAGCAGTTCACGGCGACGAACTCAACGGCATCAAAATAATCCAGGAGGTCGCGGGCCACTACGCTCCCGAGGACATTCACGGAGCGCTCGTCTGCCTGCACGTGTTGAACGTACCAGGCTTTCTCGCCCAACAGCGCTATATCCCCATCTACGACGAAGATCTCAATCGCTCGTTCCCCGGCAACTCACGGAGTACGACCGCAAAACGACTCGCCAACGCCATCTACGAGGAATTCGTTTCGAAGTGTGACTTCGGTCTCGACTTCCACACGTCGACGCGCAACCGAACGACAATGTATCACGTCCGCGCCGACATGAACGACCCCGCTGTCGAACGACTCGCCCGCGCGTTCGGCACGAGCGTCATCCTCGACGGCGAGGGTTCAGGAGGGACACTCCGACGCGTGGCCTGTCAGGACGGTATCCCCACGGTCACGGTCGAGATGGGGCGCGCCCATCGATTCCAGACCGCGCACCTCGACCGAGCGCTCCACTGCGTCGCGAGCGTCCTCGCCGAACACGAGGTGCTTCCCAACCAACCGGTTTCCTGGCCCGGCTGGACACGCGTCATCGCCCGTGATGGTGAGAAGACGTGGCTCCGCGCCGACACTGGTGGGCTCGTCGAGATGAAGTGGGGCCCACACCCCCTCGTTGAAGATGGCGAACCGCTGTTCACGATTTCTGATCACTTCAAAGACGAAGTCGAAGTCGTTCGTGCGCCGTCGACTGGCCTCGTCGTGGGGATCCTTGAAAATGCAGTCGCATATCCGGGCCACCCGCTGTGTCACTTCGTGAGCGTCGACGAGACGACCGCTGACATCATACGAGACGACATCGAGCGGGGCGTTTTCGATGTCTACCGTGAAGGCGGTTTCCAGTGGCCCGAGTCGCAGTGGTACGCAACACATGGACATGGCACTAAGTCAAAACATGCAAGAAATATCTCAGAAACTGAACGGGAGGAAAACAGATGA
- a CDS encoding FAD-dependent oxidoreductase — protein MTAPVVVVGGDAAGMSAASKLNRDAPDREVIVFERGEWVSYGACGLPYYVKGAVETLEDLVAVTPEEFIEERGIDLRTNHEVTAIDREARTVTVDGPDGEFEQSYSDLLVATGARAVEPPLDGMDTKGVFTLHSMGAGADIRQALGVETPAVDSRKAATEYADAKSPESVGIIGGGYVGIEMAEAFAEHGLDVHLFEMLPHTLQPFGAETAATVENHLREKGVNLHLDTAIDGIRGDERVSAITAGDAAVPVDLALVGVGVAPNTELAADAGIELGDTGAIATDEYGRTNDDHIYAAGDCAEATHVVTGKPDHVPLALTANRSGRAIGQTLAGAPTPVGDIAGTAAVKAFDLEVARTGLVDEERGRAAGFDPVSVTITAPSRAHYYPGGSKIEITMLGDRESGRVLGASMVGREGVAKRIDTVATALHTELTAHQLASLDLAYAPPFSPVWDPVLTVAKVLESKLN, from the coding sequence ATGACAGCACCAGTAGTCGTGGTCGGCGGTGACGCGGCAGGGATGAGTGCTGCGAGCAAACTCAACCGCGATGCGCCCGATCGGGAGGTCATCGTGTTCGAGCGGGGTGAGTGGGTGTCGTACGGCGCGTGTGGCCTCCCCTACTACGTGAAGGGCGCGGTCGAGACGCTGGAGGATCTCGTCGCAGTGACGCCGGAGGAGTTCATCGAAGAGCGTGGGATCGACCTCCGGACGAACCACGAGGTGACAGCCATCGATCGCGAGGCCCGGACAGTGACCGTCGACGGCCCCGACGGTGAGTTCGAGCAGTCGTACAGCGACCTACTGGTCGCGACAGGGGCCCGCGCGGTCGAGCCCCCGTTGGACGGAATGGACACAAAGGGCGTGTTCACCCTCCACAGCATGGGTGCGGGAGCCGACATCCGACAAGCCCTCGGTGTCGAGACCCCCGCAGTAGACTCTCGCAAGGCAGCGACGGAGTATGCCGACGCCAAGTCCCCCGAGTCGGTTGGAATCATCGGTGGCGGCTACGTCGGTATCGAGATGGCCGAAGCCTTCGCCGAGCACGGGCTCGACGTCCATCTCTTCGAAATGTTGCCTCACACCCTCCAGCCGTTTGGGGCTGAGACGGCCGCCACGGTCGAAAATCACCTCCGTGAGAAGGGGGTCAACCTGCACCTGGACACAGCGATCGATGGGATCCGTGGCGACGAGCGCGTCTCCGCTATCACCGCCGGCGACGCGGCTGTTCCCGTTGATCTGGCCCTCGTCGGTGTCGGCGTCGCACCGAACACGGAACTCGCCGCGGATGCGGGTATCGAGCTCGGGGATACGGGAGCGATCGCGACCGACGAGTACGGGCGGACCAACGACGACCATATCTACGCCGCCGGTGACTGCGCCGAAGCGACCCACGTTGTAACCGGCAAGCCCGATCACGTCCCCCTCGCGCTGACTGCCAACCGCTCCGGACGCGCCATCGGTCAGACGCTCGCCGGCGCCCCAACGCCTGTCGGCGACATCGCCGGCACGGCTGCGGTGAAAGCCTTCGATCTTGAAGTCGCCCGTACTGGGCTGGTCGACGAGGAGCGGGGCCGTGCGGCCGGCTTTGATCCCGTGTCTGTGACGATTACGGCGCCCTCGCGCGCCCACTACTACCCCGGCGGGTCCAAAATCGAGATCACGATGCTCGGAGATCGCGAGAGCGGCCGCGTCCTCGGGGCGAGTATGGTCGGCCGTGAGGGTGTCGCCAAGCGTATCGACACCGTCGCCACGGCGCTGCACACTGAGCTCACGGCCCACCAGCTCGCCTCCCTCGATCTCGCGTACGCACCCCCGTTCAGCCCGGTGTGGGACCCGGTGCTCACCGTAGCGAAGGTCCTGGAGAGCAAACTCAACTAA
- a CDS encoding type II toxin-antitoxin system PemK/MazF family toxin has translation MTEKERPIFERGDVVYGDDPFKGEEDARPWLILSSHDGRPFHGEQYIALTLTSKSWMDGLIDIPRESWLRGGTPDESRIVPWGVQSIDHEDIDFWQGRLDSDLVDEAVVGLVKELH, from the coding sequence GTGACCGAGAAAGAGCGACCGATTTTCGAGCGTGGCGACGTCGTTTACGGGGATGATCCGTTCAAAGGCGAGGAAGATGCTCGTCCCTGGCTCATTCTCTCGAGTCATGACGGCCGTCCGTTCCACGGCGAACAGTATATCGCGCTCACGTTGACGTCGAAATCCTGGATGGACGGCCTGATCGACATTCCTCGTGAGAGTTGGCTTCGTGGTGGGACCCCGGATGAGAGTCGGATTGTCCCGTGGGGAGTCCAATCGATCGACCACGAGGATATCGATTTCTGGCAAGGTCGTCTTGACAGCGATCTCGTCGACGAGGCGGTTGTTGGGCTCGTCAAAGAACTACACTAG
- a CDS encoding transposase — MSGSGGSHPRESPRVRYLCEAYQIGIAIRNNLPETDLVTAFERLDQSIDAIEDEYPAWHPAPLSFRAMVLSFIFMEITGDSYAAFTRRLTRQPEATTIFGFGRVPDESAFSRAWRNRFDNAVHEYIHAAAHFVIKEVHDRDISAPEVRPKAEILNDTEEAADSVEDESFSQEEIVQTTRLARDHAFGHFDSGRASNASYEDTQFFELQTFMGMVHCGTAQGATRFQYRRGEEYGPHGDTHLRAVKQFNPEGLMNGYNETMDRLLSVIASETSFRRPVTAAIDITTIPYYGDVEDMPMVSGTKDRDGRAFKFATLSIIGQNIPLVLAVEPVRESSEWDENPSNQIHRTVRRLVRRAKEHVPIETVLCDREFDSIQVFQTLSNLDVNYLIPKRVSSSERDVLEQMEEDDQEVAVESASIHVESGSHPMRLLYVPSTSGEGTAVFATNLRVGPEEAETFCQRYSRRWQIESEYKSIKGDFLAKTSSKDYRVRLFYFVFAVLLYNIWRLTDFLLKAGVDGEMDYAPVITAGECVELVASALIPHD; from the coding sequence ATGAGTGGTTCTGGCGGTTCGCATCCTCGTGAGAGTCCACGAGTGCGCTATCTGTGCGAAGCGTATCAGATTGGGATAGCTATCCGAAATAATCTCCCTGAAACTGACCTCGTCACCGCGTTCGAGCGTCTCGATCAATCAATCGATGCCATCGAAGACGAGTATCCAGCGTGGCATCCTGCCCCGCTTTCCTTTCGCGCGATGGTGCTCTCGTTCATTTTCATGGAGATCACAGGCGACTCCTACGCAGCCTTCACACGTCGATTGACGCGACAACCCGAAGCCACCACAATCTTCGGATTCGGCCGTGTTCCTGACGAATCAGCATTCTCGCGGGCGTGGCGGAATCGATTCGACAACGCCGTTCACGAATACATCCACGCTGCCGCCCACTTCGTCATCAAGGAAGTCCACGATCGCGACATTTCAGCGCCCGAGGTTCGGCCAAAGGCAGAGATCCTCAACGATACTGAGGAAGCCGCAGACTCAGTAGAAGACGAATCCTTCTCACAGGAAGAGATTGTTCAGACAACGCGCCTCGCGCGTGATCACGCATTTGGACACTTCGACTCTGGTCGGGCGTCGAACGCCTCGTACGAGGACACACAATTTTTTGAGCTACAGACGTTCATGGGGATGGTTCACTGTGGCACCGCACAGGGAGCGACTCGCTTCCAGTACCGTCGTGGTGAAGAGTATGGACCCCACGGCGACACCCATCTCCGCGCTGTCAAACAGTTCAATCCTGAAGGGCTTATGAACGGGTACAATGAGACGATGGATCGCTTACTCTCCGTGATCGCCTCTGAAACATCGTTCCGTCGGCCGGTTACCGCTGCGATCGATATCACGACTATCCCCTATTATGGGGACGTTGAGGACATGCCGATGGTCAGCGGGACGAAGGATAGAGACGGTCGAGCGTTCAAATTTGCGACGCTCTCGATCATCGGGCAGAACATTCCGCTCGTTCTCGCGGTCGAACCAGTGCGAGAGAGTTCTGAGTGGGATGAGAACCCGTCGAATCAGATCCATCGTACTGTGCGACGGCTCGTTCGACGAGCGAAAGAACACGTTCCAATCGAGACAGTACTCTGTGACCGAGAGTTTGACTCGATACAAGTGTTCCAGACGCTCTCAAATCTCGATGTGAACTACCTCATTCCGAAGCGGGTCTCCAGCTCCGAACGGGATGTACTTGAACAAATGGAGGAAGACGACCAAGAGGTGGCTGTTGAGTCGGCTTCTATCCATGTGGAATCTGGATCGCATCCAATGCGACTCCTGTACGTGCCGTCGACGAGTGGGGAGGGAACGGCCGTCTTCGCGACAAATCTCCGAGTCGGTCCCGAGGAAGCCGAGACGTTCTGTCAGCGCTACAGCCGCCGGTGGCAGATCGAGAGTGAGTACAAATCGATCAAAGGTGATTTTCTCGCGAAGACCTCCTCGAAAGATTACCGTGTTCGCCTATTCTACTTCGTGTTCGCGGTCCTCTTGTACAATATCTGGCGGCTGACCGACTTCCTGCTGAAAGCAGGTGTCGACGGGGAAATGGACTACGCGCCTGTGATTACTGCGGGTGAGTGTGTTGAGCTCGTTGCCTCGGCGTTGATCCCGCACGACTAA
- a CDS encoding DUF411 domain-containing protein: MNQSYHTLVLDEYVVEGHVPDEVIAAMLNENPAIDGISLPGMSAGSPGMGGTKSGSFTAYALGGGKTGEVYAEI, encoded by the coding sequence CTGAATCAGAGTTATCACACCCTCGTTCTCGACGAGTACGTCGTCGAAGGACACGTCCCTGACGAGGTCATCGCGGCAATGCTCAACGAAAACCCGGCGATCGACGGCATCTCGTTGCCCGGGATGTCGGCCGGGTCGCCGGGGATGGGCGGGACGAAGTCCGGCTCGTTCACCGCCTACGCACTCGGTGGCGGGAAGACAGGTGAGGTGTACGCCGAAATATAG
- a CDS encoding copper-translocating P-type ATPase — MFRRRFWVSLVLSLPVIFFSEFIQDVFGYTAPSFPGSVWITPVLAVIVFAYGGVPFLSMARTELKTREPGMMMLISLAITVAFVYSVASLFLEGTTPFFWELVTLIDIMLLGHWVEMRSVRAASGALDELARLMPDTAELVTESGDTEEVPVSTLGEGDVVLVRPGASVPADGEVVEGESSVDESMITGESRPVGKEPESEVVAGTVNQDGSLRVRITKTGDETALAGIMRLVEEAQQSKSRTQLLADRAAGWLFYVALAVAAITAVAWVVAVGFNIAVLERVVTVLVIACPHALGLAVPLVVAINTSTAAQNGMLIRDRIAMEESRNLDTVMFDKTGTLTKGEQGVVGVETASDWSEERAFEVAAGVEGDSEHMIARAIRDAAQERDIQRASVSNFENFRGLGVRATVDGETVHIGGPNLIEKFGIERSDSIAAFAEEAGSNAETVIYLVHDESEVVAAFALADVIREESRQAIEALHAMDIEVAMLTGDSEDVARAVSEELGIDQYFAEVLPEEKDTKVEQLQSEGKLVAMVGDGVNDAPALTRADVGIAIGSGTDVAIESGDIILVDNNPLDVVRLIRLSKASYRKMQENLVWATGYNVFALPLAAGILAPIGILLSPAIGAVFMSLSTIIVAINARRLRNVDLSVAA, encoded by the coding sequence ATGTTTCGCCGGCGGTTCTGGGTGTCGCTCGTACTCTCACTACCAGTCATCTTCTTCAGCGAGTTCATCCAGGATGTCTTCGGGTACACTGCGCCGTCGTTCCCCGGCAGCGTCTGGATCACGCCGGTTCTCGCGGTGATCGTCTTCGCGTACGGTGGCGTGCCGTTCCTCTCGATGGCACGTACCGAACTGAAGACTCGCGAGCCAGGGATGATGATGCTCATCTCGCTGGCGATTACCGTCGCGTTCGTCTATTCGGTTGCGAGTCTGTTCCTCGAGGGGACGACGCCGTTCTTCTGGGAACTCGTGACGCTGATTGACATCATGCTGTTGGGCCACTGGGTGGAGATGCGGTCGGTCCGGGCAGCCTCCGGCGCGCTCGACGAGCTCGCGAGGCTTATGCCCGATACTGCAGAACTCGTCACTGAAAGCGGGGATACGGAAGAGGTCCCCGTCTCCACACTTGGCGAAGGCGACGTTGTTCTCGTTCGGCCGGGTGCGTCAGTTCCTGCAGACGGTGAGGTCGTCGAGGGCGAGTCCTCGGTCGACGAGTCGATGATCACTGGCGAGTCCCGCCCTGTGGGCAAGGAACCCGAATCTGAAGTCGTCGCTGGCACGGTCAATCAGGACGGGAGCCTCCGGGTCCGCATCACGAAGACCGGCGACGAAACAGCGCTAGCGGGTATCATGCGGTTGGTCGAGGAAGCCCAACAGTCGAAATCACGGACGCAACTCTTGGCCGACCGGGCCGCAGGCTGGCTGTTCTACGTTGCACTCGCTGTCGCTGCTATCACGGCCGTCGCGTGGGTCGTCGCGGTCGGATTCAACATTGCAGTCCTCGAACGCGTCGTGACGGTCCTCGTCATCGCATGCCCCCATGCGCTCGGGCTCGCTGTTCCCCTCGTCGTCGCGATCAACACCTCCACAGCTGCGCAGAACGGGATGCTCATCCGCGACCGCATTGCCATGGAGGAATCCCGTAATCTGGACACGGTGATGTTCGACAAGACCGGGACACTCACGAAGGGCGAACAGGGCGTCGTCGGTGTCGAGACGGCAAGTGACTGGAGTGAAGAGAGAGCGTTCGAAGTCGCCGCTGGTGTCGAGGGTGACTCCGAGCACATGATCGCTCGCGCCATCCGGGACGCCGCCCAGGAACGGGACATCCAGCGAGCGAGCGTTTCGAACTTCGAGAATTTCCGCGGTCTCGGCGTCAGAGCCACCGTGGACGGAGAGACGGTTCATATCGGTGGACCGAACCTGATTGAGAAATTCGGTATCGAACGGTCCGACAGCATCGCTGCCTTCGCGGAGGAAGCTGGCTCGAACGCAGAGACGGTTATCTACCTGGTTCACGACGAATCCGAAGTTGTCGCAGCATTCGCCCTCGCGGACGTCATCCGCGAAGAGAGCCGGCAGGCTATCGAGGCGCTACACGCGATGGACATCGAGGTGGCGATGTTGACTGGTGACTCCGAGGACGTCGCACGGGCTGTCTCGGAGGAACTCGGCATCGACCAGTACTTCGCGGAGGTCCTCCCCGAGGAGAAGGACACGAAGGTCGAACAACTCCAATCAGAGGGGAAGCTGGTCGCGATGGTCGGTGACGGAGTCAACGACGCCCCCGCGCTCACCCGCGCCGACGTCGGCATCGCCATCGGCTCGGGGACGGACGTGGCCATCGAGTCAGGCGACATCATCCTCGTCGACAACAACCCCCTGGATGTCGTCCGCCTCATCCGGCTGTCGAAGGCGAGCTACCGGAAGATGCAGGAGAACCTCGTCTGGGCGACCGGGTACAACGTATTCGCGCTTCCCCTGGCAGCGGGGATACTTGCGCCCATCGGCATCCTCCTCTCACCGGCGATCGGTGCCGTGTTCATGTCGCTGTCGACGATCATCGTCGCGATTAATGCGCGCAGACTGCGGAACGTCGATCTCTCGGTGGCTGCGTAG
- a CDS encoding isoprenylcysteine carboxylmethyltransferase family protein, which yields MPVITTSLFGLGLLSGGILLCGLLVSIQSQSHRFWPHGTRNWTFWLSWTAWVVYGGSLFGVAYLDLWSWYRPSILIQMASLLLLLVGATVSLWAVWRLGFHESAGLEGQLNTAGPYQYSRNPQYVSYIAMLVGGAILAGSWMTAVLALIGIAWFLLAPLAEEPWLSEQYGEAYETYRESVPRFIGRPNQQQKPQERTNTSRRDDP from the coding sequence ATGCCCGTCATCACGACATCGCTGTTCGGTCTGGGCCTCCTGTCCGGAGGAATACTTCTCTGTGGGCTTCTCGTGAGTATCCAGAGCCAGTCTCACCGGTTCTGGCCCCATGGCACACGCAACTGGACGTTCTGGCTCAGCTGGACTGCCTGGGTCGTCTACGGCGGCAGTCTGTTCGGTGTTGCGTATCTCGACTTGTGGAGTTGGTACCGGCCATCGATACTGATTCAGATGGCCAGTCTCCTGTTGCTCTTGGTCGGTGCCACCGTCTCGCTCTGGGCTGTGTGGCGGCTCGGATTCCACGAGAGTGCCGGTCTCGAAGGGCAGTTGAACACCGCTGGACCATATCAGTATTCTCGGAATCCACAGTACGTCAGCTACATCGCGATGCTCGTCGGCGGGGCGATTCTCGCTGGGTCCTGGATGACGGCGGTACTCGCCCTAATCGGTATCGCTTGGTTCCTGCTTGCACCGCTCGCAGAGGAACCGTGGCTCAGCGAACAGTACGGAGAAGCGTACGAAACGTACCGTGAGTCAGTTCCCAGATTCATCGGTCGTCCGAACCAGCAACAAAAACCACAGGAACGCACCAACACCTCACGGAGAGATGATCCATGA
- a CDS encoding cation transporter has protein sequence MSQTITVEGMSCGHCEQTVEDALREVSGVTDASADHESGQADVDGDADVTALVQAIEDAGYTADV, from the coding sequence ATGAGTCAGACCATCACCGTCGAAGGGATGAGTTGTGGGCACTGTGAACAGACTGTCGAAGATGCGCTTCGGGAGGTTAGCGGCGTAACTGATGCGAGCGCCGATCACGAGTCCGGGCAGGCGGACGTTGACGGCGACGCTGACGTCACGGCACTCGTCCAGGCCATCGAAGACGCTGGATATACGGCAGACGTCTGA
- a CDS encoding methyltransferase domain-containing protein, whose amino-acid sequence MDQSPLRERITDQFSYPGERADIWRAFDLLLETDAFLNLGYSEWYQPHVVGSSQRRLVTEVGARLASYLPATDGVRLLDVGCGRGGPAIHLADQFGFRVTGLDLVPYNITRATENARRKHVKPEFVVGDSTQLPFTTDSFTACTAIDALVYLPDRNSVFAAVADVLELAGVFVLSDLMMQSDMSETERAFVDSFAATWDMPSVGTVEQYNAALDDAGFELEAVEDITRHSVGQFRKWTTLYLQLLRTPVRSLLVRLLRAYDLDPSAITEQVRAAHHALPFLQHVIIVAKTRFRRHLHKLREYRGLASAFERSTDDWNDLRDGLQSRVIDEFESLVVPEYLVGVAIQVTTASDSVPCRREYVVGDTHGALPADVLEEPELATWLQYPCNLGERSIETGDGAEHE is encoded by the coding sequence ATGGACCAGTCCCCTCTCCGCGAGCGAATCACCGACCAGTTCTCGTATCCAGGCGAGCGAGCCGACATCTGGCGAGCGTTCGACCTGCTGCTCGAGACTGACGCGTTCCTCAACCTCGGCTACTCCGAGTGGTACCAGCCGCACGTCGTCGGATCGAGTCAGCGCCGCCTCGTCACGGAAGTCGGAGCGAGGCTCGCGTCGTACCTACCCGCCACGGATGGCGTTCGCCTCCTCGATGTTGGCTGTGGCCGGGGCGGTCCGGCGATCCATCTTGCCGATCAGTTCGGTTTCCGCGTTACCGGACTGGACCTCGTTCCGTACAACATCACGCGAGCAACCGAGAACGCACGCAGGAAGCACGTCAAGCCCGAGTTCGTCGTCGGCGATTCGACACAGCTCCCGTTCACGACAGATTCGTTCACCGCGTGTACAGCCATCGACGCGCTCGTCTATCTCCCCGACCGGAACAGTGTCTTCGCCGCGGTCGCGGATGTTCTCGAACTAGCAGGGGTTTTCGTCCTCTCTGACCTCATGATGCAGTCCGACATGAGCGAGACGGAACGAGCGTTCGTTGATTCGTTTGCAGCGACGTGGGATATGCCGTCAGTCGGCACTGTCGAGCAATACAACGCCGCGCTCGACGATGCGGGATTCGAACTCGAAGCGGTCGAAGACATCACGCGACACAGTGTCGGGCAGTTCCGGAAGTGGACGACGCTGTACCTCCAACTCCTCAGGACTCCGGTTCGCTCGCTTCTCGTACGACTGTTGCGAGCGTACGACCTCGATCCATCGGCCATCACCGAGCAGGTACGGGCTGCCCATCACGCGCTGCCGTTCCTCCAGCACGTCATCATCGTTGCAAAGACGCGATTTCGTCGCCACTTACACAAGCTGAGAGAGTATCGAGGCCTCGCGTCGGCGTTTGAGCGTTCCACGGACGATTGGAACGACCTGCGGGATGGTCTCCAGTCGCGTGTAATCGACGAGTTCGAATCGCTCGTCGTCCCGGAATATCTCGTGGGTGTTGCGATTCAGGTGACAACCGCCAGCGACAGTGTGCCATGCAGGCGCGAGTACGTCGTGGGCGATACCCACGGGGCCCTCCCCGCGGACGTGCTCGAGGAACCGGAACTCGCCACCTGGCTTCAGTACCCGTGCAACCTCGGAGAGCGCAGTATCGAAACCGGGGATGGTGCAGAACACGAGTGA